A portion of the Naumovozyma castellii chromosome 2, complete genome genome contains these proteins:
- the PDH1 gene encoding putative 2-methylcitrate dehydratase (ancestral locus Anc_8.93): protein MFRLVNGRTQRSNLNKLVRPPRTTIPQSLCSYSTKSESINANVRPKPDIVLDEIATYVHDKKIVSPLAFETAKLCFLDALGCGLASLKYNKVQDIIKPIVPNMIVPNGTKVLGTKYEMDPVKGAFAIGTMIRWLDFNDCWLAKEWGHPSDNLGGILAVADYSSRLFKATDGKEGKRFTVNDILEGMIKAHEIQGVIALDNSFNEVGLDHVALVKIATTAVVSQMLGLSKDETIAAVSHAFVDGQSLRTYRHAPNTGSRKSWAAGDAVSKAVNIAYMVKNAGIETIPSVLTAPKWGFYDVLFKGKPFLFSQRKNFDSYVMENILFKISFPAEFHAQTAVEAALTANKRLKDMGKSFKDIKSVRIRTQEPAMRIIDKSGPLYNYADRDHCIQYMVTIPLIQGRLEADDYMDAVALEPEVDSLRSKIYCVKDEQFTKDYYDPNKRAIPNALLVELNDGTVLDEIIVEYPIGHRFRREEGVPLLVEKFQRHLSAHYINSPEKAHTIFNASLNPGLADLPIDEYVDLY from the coding sequence ATGTTTAGACTTGTCAATGGACGCACTCAACGTTCTAACCTTAACAAGTTGGTAAGACCACCCAGAACAACAATACCACAAAGCCTTTGTAGTTACTCTACAAAGTCAGAAAGTATAAATGCAAATGTTAGACCAAAACCAGATATTGTTCTAGATGAGATTGCCACTTACGTTCACGATAAGAAAATTGTGTCGCCATTGGCTTTCGAGACTGCTAAGTTATGTTTCCTCGATGCTCTAGGCTGTGGTTTAGCTTCATTGAAGTATAACAAAGTTCAAGATATTATCAAACCCattgttccaaatatgatTGTTCCTAACGGTACAAAAGTTTTAGGTACTAAATATGAAATGGATCCCGTTAAAGGTGCCTTTGCTATTGGAACCATGATTCGGTGGTTAGATTTTAATGATTGTTGGTTGGCTAAAGAGTGGGGGCATCCTTCTGATAATTTAGGTGGTATATTAGCTGTTGCTGACTACTCTTCAAGATTATTTAAAGCAACTGATGGGAAAGAAGGTAAGAGGTTTACTGTTAATGATATATTAGAAGGGATGATTAAAGCGCATGAAATCCAAGGTGTAATTGCATTGGATAATTCATTTAACGAAGTTGGATTAGACCATGTTGCGCTTGTCAAAATTGCAACAACTGCTGTGGTTTCTCAAATGTTAGGGTTATCTAAGGATGAAACAATTGCTGCAGTGTCTCATGCTTTTGTCGATGGACAATCCTTAAGAACGTATCGTCATGCTCCAAATACCGGTTCAAGGAAATCATGGGCCGCCGGTGATGCTGTGTCAAAGGCTGTCAATATAGCTTACATGGTGAAGAATGCTGGTATTGAGACAATTCCTTCCGTATTGACAGCTCCAAAATGGGGGTTCTACGACGTCTTATTCAAAGGAAAAccatttttgttttctcAGAGAAAGAATTTCGACTCCTATGTcatggaaaatattttgtttaaGATCTCATTCCCTGCTGAATTCCATGCCCAAACTGCTGTGGAAGCTGCCCTAACCGCTAATAAACGTTTGAAAGATATGGGGAAATCTTTCAAGGATATCAAATCAGTTCGTATTAGAACCCAGGAACCCGCAATGAGAATAATTGACAAATCAGGTCCATTATACAATTATGCTGATAGAGATCACTGTATTCAATATATGGTAACAATTCCACTCATCCAAGGTAGGTTGGAAGCTGATGACTACATGGATGCTGTTGCATTGGAACCTGAGGTTGACTCCTTGAGAAGCAAGATTTATTGCGTCAAAGACGAACAATTCACTAAAGATTATTATGATCCAAACAAAAGGGCTATTCCAAATGCTCTGTTGGTAGAATTAAATGATGGGACGGTCTTAGATGAAATCATTGTTGAATATCCTATTGGGCATAGGTTCAGAAGAGAGGAAGGTGTTCCATTGTtggttgaaaaattccaaagacATCTCTCAGCTCACTACATCAATTCACCTGAAAAGGCCCACACTATTTTTAATGCAAGTTTAAATCCAGGCCTAGCTGACTTACccattgatgaatatgTGGATTTATATTAA
- the RPN11 gene encoding proteasome regulatory particle lid subunit RPN11 (ancestral locus Anc_8.96), protein MERLQRLMMNGKVSAVDADRDDTKETVYISSIALLKMLKHGRAGVPMEVMGLMLGEFVDDYTVNVVDVFAMPQSGTGVSVEAVDDVFQAKMMDMLKQTGRDQMVVGWYHSHPGFGCWLSSVDVNTQKSFEQLNSRAVAVVVDPIQSVKGKVVIDAFRLIDTGALINNQEPRQTTSNLGLMNKANIQALIHGLNRHYYSLNIDYHKTPAETKMLMNLHKEQWQSGLKMHDYEQKEHKNLEATQQMVKIAGLYSKRIEEEKELTEEQLETRYVGKQDPKKHLSSTADTTLEDNIVSVLTAGVDSVAIV, encoded by the coding sequence ATGGAAAGATTGCAaagattgatgatgaatggTAAGGTGAGCGCTGTTGATGCCGACCGTGACGATACCAAAGAGACAGTATACATATCGTCAATTGCTCTATTAAAGATGCTAAAGCATGGTAGAGCTGGTGTACCTATGGAAGTTATGGGCCTCATGTTGGGTGAGTTTGTGGATGATTATACAGTAAATGTGGTAGATGTGTTTGCCATGCCCCAATCGGGAACTGGTGTGTCTGTCGAAGCCGTCGATGATGTGTTCCAAGCAAAAATGATGGATATGTTGAAGCAAACAGGTAGGGACCAAATGGTAGTTGGATGGTATCATTCTCATCCAGGTTTCGGTTGTTGGTTATCCTCAGTCGATGTTAACACCcaaaaatcttttgaacaattaaatAGTAGAGCAGTTGCCGTAGTGGTAGATCCCATCCAATCAGTTAAAGGTAAAGTCGTTATTGATGCCTTTAGATTAATAGATACAGGTGCCTTGATAAATAATCAGGAACCAAGACAAACTACATCAAATCTTGGTCTAATGAATAAGGCAAACATCCAAGCTTTAATCCACGGTTTGAATAGACATTACTATTCTTTGAATATAGATTACCACAAGACCCCAGCCGAGACAAAAATGCTAATGAACTTACATAAGGAACAATGGCAATCTGGTCTGAAAATGCATGATTATGAACAAAAAGAACATAAAAATCTTGAGGCTACACAACAAATGGTTAAGATTGCGGGGCTTTACTctaaaagaattgaagaagaaaaggaattaaCTGAGGAGCAATTGGAAACGAGATATGTTGGGAAACAAGACCCCAAAAAGCATTTATCAAGCACTGCTGATACAACCTTAGAAGATAACATTGTCTCAGTACTAACTGCTGGCGTTGATTCCGTAGCCATAGTTTAG
- the YPI1 gene encoding type 1 protein phosphatase-activating protein YPI1 (ancestral locus Anc_8.95) translates to MSRSEQEQHVLGSQTVSVEELPSVLQLRANETEIQHERQPTPARSRVRWEQGTVDNENLNRKKTKICCIFHPQEELDENEQHSDHEPSSSSSSSSSSSDSDNDKDLGFEERRRRRIERRHRKLQKKRSSSPNAYEVQPDYSNHRRNTQGN, encoded by the coding sequence ATGAGTAGATctgaacaagaacaacatGTACTGGGCTCTCAGACAGTTAGTGTTGAGGAATTACCGTCTGTTCTGCAGCTTCGGGCAAACGAAACTGAAATACAACATGAGAGACAACCTACACCGGCAAGGTCAAGGGTAAGGTGGGAACAAGGTACAGTAGACAATGAAAATCTCAATAGAAAGAAGACCAAAATCTGCTGTATCTTCCATCCGCAGGAAGAACTAGATGAAAACGAACAACACAGCGATCATGAAccatcctcttcttcatcttcgtcgtcatcatcatcagattCTGATAATGACAAGGATTTGGGCTTCGAGGAAAGAAGGAGGAGAAGAATCGAAAGACGTCATCgtaaattacaaaagaaaaggtCATCTAGCCCTAATGCATATGAGGTGCAGCCTGACTATTCAAACCATAGAAGAAATACCCAGGGTAATTAA
- the NIC96 gene encoding linker nucleoporin NIC96 (ancestral locus Anc_8.94): MDNSQGTVVTPSSKGTMKVFSDLIEASKNLPTTSSQLGSIQLSVSEIKRRAIELRKNKDIDTNLTKAHYLLAGSGLAIEDVDTSIKDLRNKPVLEQNVANSSTGNEIDTYLRAKKGENILSSIEQLLSNAAKDFDVFVNQNLNLDWAQRKEEVMENFGIITKGKNSNDHIGDTSLSASEIPKWGTSLTSVLNSGESKLNVNENYAIREKFETYAKIIHQFNNDRQNGHHFSLNKEFISIIQSLNDSKNRQILESWKILEILKGQKDVVATAKSYLQNQFLEYVDILSRKTMNEGLPTNSNKIRSFIDSKLKNSDNTWKIANLTIVNGNPIWAMIFYLLRAGLEQEALEVVENNKSGFKKIEQSFLSYFKAYVSAPDRQLSMEFSSRLHTEYNQHIKSSLNGDPYRLAVYKIIGRCDLTRKNISSVTLSVEDWLWIHLMLIKDNVMGDEPAYERYRLEDFQNTIISYGPSRFGDYYLQVLILSGLYELAVEYAYSLNEIDAVHLAIGLANQGLLSVTSKMTDTLITVENNKRMICIAKVLGNYTKSFKYSDPRIAAEYLVLIALSNDPAQIEICHEALRELVLETKEFSLLLGKINRDGARIPGVIEERQPLLHLQNEKEFLRIITEQAARKADEDGRTRDSLLLYQLSEEYDVVLTIINGLLGDILSDSDLTQPLLTADDNYETNPILLAQKLILMYSDNSEISKQINVTNKETCSLLLQMVEIRKIYSANQWHNVLTQIEGLDILPFSNELSARKKAEQFTLLDENIVKTVPNLLIITLMCISKIVHSLVQNRYLFSETKDQQISFLKNISRNCMAYAGIIQYKMPRETYSTLINLDVAL; encoded by the coding sequence ATGGATAACAGTCAAGGTACCGTGGTGACACCGTCATCTAAGGGCACAATGAAAGTTTTTAGTGATCTAATTGAGGCGTCTAAGAATTTACCAACAACGTCATCACAACTTGGTTCCATACAGCTAAGTGTAAGTGAAATCAAAAGGAGAGCCATTGAGTTACGAAAGAATAAGGACATCGATACAAATCTTACCAAAGCACATTACTTGTTGGCTGGTAGCGGATTGGCAATCGAAGATGTAGACACTTCAATTAAGGATTTACGAAACAAACCTGTTCTGGAACAAAATGTCGCAAATAGTAGCACAggtaatgaaattgatacaTATTTAAGGGCGAAAAAGGGCGAGAACATTTTATCCTCTATTGAACAGTTGCTCTCCAATGCTGCGAAAGATTTTGATGTATTTGTCaatcaaaatttgaatttagaCTGGGCTCAACGTAAGGAGGAAGTTATGGAAAACTTTGGCATCATTACTAAGGGCAAGAACTCAAACGACCATATTGGTGACACTTCTTTGTCAGCCTCAGAAATACCAAAATGGGGTACTTCTTTGACAAGTGTTCTTAACAGTGGTGAATCAAAGCTGAATGTGAATGAAAATTACGCAATTAGGGAGAAGTTTGAAACCTATGCAAAGATCATTCATCAATTCAACAATGATAGACAGAATGGACATCACTTTTCGTTGaacaaagaatttatttccATTATCCAGTCTCTCAATGACTCAAAGAATAGACAGATCCTTGAaagttggaaaattttggaGATTTTAAAAGGTCAGAAAGATGTTGTTGCGACTGCTAAAAGTTACCTACAGAACCAATTTTTAGAATATGTTGATATTCTATCTAGAAAAACAATGAATGAAGGTTTACCAACCAATTCTAATAAGATTAGGTCGTTTATCGACTCaaagttgaagaattctGATAATACATGGAAAATAGCAAACCTTACAATTGTTAACGGTAACCCAATCTGGGCAATGATTTTTTACCTACTAAGAGCAGGTTTGGAACAGGAGGCATTAGAAGttgttgaaaataataagtCCGGCTTCAAAAAGATTGAACAATCATTTCTATCTTATTTCAAAGCGTATGTTTCTGCTCCTGATCGTCAACTGTCAATGGAATTTTCTTCGAGACTGCATACTGAGTATAACCAACACATCAAGAGTTCACTAAATGGTGATCCATATAGGTTGGCTGtttataaaattattggaagatgCGATCTTACCCGGAAGAATATATCTTCGGTTACGTTAAGCGTTGAAGATTGGCTTTGGATTCATTTGATGCTAATAAAGGATAACGTGATGGGTGATGAGCCAGCTTATGAAAGATATCGCCTTgaagattttcaaaatacCATCATTTCGTATGGTCCGTCCAGATTCGGGGACTACTATTTGCAGGTTTTAATATTAAGCGGATTGTATGAATTGGCTGTAGAATATGCCTATTCGTTGAACGAAATTGATGCCGTCCATCTAGCAATTGGTTTAGCAAACCAAGGACTTTTATCTGTTACATCGAAGATGACTGATACATTAATAACCGTTGAAAATAACAAGAGAATGATATGCATAGCTAAGGTTCTAGGTAACTACACCAAGTCGTTCAAATATTCTGATCCAAGGATTGCAGCAGAATATCTGGTTCTGATCGCTCTTTCAAATGATCCTGcccaaattgaaatatgtCATGAAGCCCTGAGAGAGCTGGTATTGGAGACTAAAGAGTTTTCCCTTCTTTTAGGTAAAATCAATAGAGACGGTGCACGGATACCGGGggttattgaagaaagacaACCTCTGctccatcttcaaaatgAGAAGGAATTCCTTCGAATTATTACTGAACAGGCTGCACGGAAGGctgatgaagatggtaGAACACGTGATagtttattattatatcaGTTATCCGAAGAGTACGACGTCGTTCTTACTATTATTAACGGTCTATTGGGTGACATACTGAGCGATAGCGATCTAACTCAACCACTATTGACAGCAGACGATAACTACGAAACGAATCCAATATTGTTGGCTCAGAAGTTAATACTGATGTACAGTGATaattctgaaatttctaAACAGATAAACGTTACAAACAAGGAAACATGTTCTTTACTTTTACAAATGGTGGAAATTCgtaaaatatattctgCAAATCAATGGCACAATGTTTTGACTCAAATTGAAGGGTTGGATATCTTgccattttcaaatgaacTATCTGCAAGAAAAAAAGCCGAACAATTTACTTTActtgatgaaaatattgtgAAGACCGTTCCAAACTTACTGATTATCACCCTTATGTGTATTTCAAAGATCGTGCATAGTTTGGTCCAAAACAGGTATCTTTTCTCAGAAACGAAAGATCAacaaatatcttttttgaagaatatttctcGCAATTGCATGGCTTACGCCGGTATCATCCAATATAAGATGCCAAGGGAAACTTACAGTACGTTAATAAACCTAGATGTGGCACTCTAG
- the MRA1 gene encoding Mra1p (ancestral locus Anc_8.114), whose translation MRPNQLLLNAARKTSGSKIPVELTPLFMACSVALISASFFTYRKLTTDDSLRLTKNPDQSSLEEVLAESDPK comes from the exons atgAGACCaaatcaattattattgaatgcAGCA AGAAAAACAAGTGGTAGTAAAATCCCAGTGGAGTTAACACCATTATTTATGGCATGTTCAGTCGCATTAATCTCTGCAAGTTTTTTCACTTATAGGAAACTTACAACTGATGATTCTCTACGTCTAACAAAGAATCCAGATCAATCCAGTTTGGAAGAAGTTTTGGCAGAAAGTGATccaaaataa